The Lampris incognitus isolate fLamInc1 chromosome 17, fLamInc1.hap2, whole genome shotgun sequence genome contains a region encoding:
- the LOC130127547 gene encoding zinc finger protein 281-like, with translation MSIIQDKMGNEFLRNGGMDPNFAPGMLMFSHLPPVTSFTRLASQSVMGELPQEMILKKERDSPPEQQASTNNTGGFLHGMGIKQERLSELDYRMPLYGGASGGVGVNCVGGGAGKSGTDMLEISFSNHHHNHQNMLLHDVSLSNMRPLGEPMSGRPGKEPKESSGRRGRKSNGDGQGGKARRKRGDAAKAMMLDADGACLSPNSKPHICEHCSAAFRSSYHLRRHVLIHTGERPFRCSQCNMSFIQKYLLQRHEKIHSGEKPFSCDQCNMRFIQKYHMERHKRTHSGEKPYRCDTCQQFFSRTDRLLKHKRTCGEAIKKGLDPSMLQLSEAELGQGSYSLTQGNATTSGRKRVKSKNGEGGERKRKKNASAATTLAPSSSEEVAHNLGLQDFSMEHPSGAGPTVQGRTPKLVFKKAGRKGLDKSLLSLEDVSQSSTSLHGQKLISQKPSSIDHVGAAGLDNIGLLQGPKQGPATSSNYDDAMQFLKKRRYLHAANNDYGASSLHMAPHGSSVIQGSMGPEPTLAMLDSSPLELKHDKAGIPDEVLQSLLDHYTHKPEGAHHHDVTFDLSDHPHHVDLQPAAPVTPDLEDDSPNSGDKTVVMSEYSKFLLQALERTSHSGPFASLGPTGPFPLLSSSSSPTGPLFSEKHVYTASPLECGYPPAVSSPLPIAAPSSTSSTSSSSKSHYGMLVGSPSQPGYHLSLESTSHQQLTPSQELTEQLEKQHSPGTFNLPPQDLTSSGEGPKVQQAKAGGGTAPTNGSSYPDLSPLDAPKEATYQIENFAQAFGSQFKSGRRTPLNYGNDPGAEVDHRIRTPVSEFSGYTSLLADVSEPVSTGSKTPTSQSFR, from the exons ATGAGTATTATCCAAGACAAAATGGGCAACGAGTTCCTGCGCAACGGTGGCATGGACCCCAACTTTGCGCCTGGCATGCTGATGTTTAGCCACTTGCCGCCCGTCACCAGCTTCACTCGGCTCGCCTCCCAGTCAGTCATGGGTGAGCTACCTCAGGAGATGATCCTGAAGAAGGAACGTGACTCgcccccagaacagcaagcatCTACCAACAACACTGGGGGCTTCCTTCATGGCATGGGCATCAAGCAGGAGCGGCTGAGTGAATTGGACTACCGCATGCCCCTCTACGGTGGGGCAAGTGGGGGAGTAGGGGTGAACTGCGTGGGAGGGGGAGCGGGGAAGAGTGGCACTGACATGCTGGAGATTTCATTCAGCAACCACCACCACAATCATCAGAACATGCTCCTGCACGATGTCAGCTTAAGCAACATGCGGCCCCTTGGAGAACCG ATGTCTGGAAGACCAGGTAAAGAGCCGAAAGAGTCCTCAGGAAGAAGAGGTCGGAAGAGCAATGGTGACGGCCAGGGGGGCAAAGCCCGACGAAAACGTGGCGATGCAGCAAAG GCCATGATGTTGGATGCAGACGGGGCATGCTTGTCTCCCAACTCCAAACCACATATCTGCGAGCACTGCAGCGCTGCCTTCCGCAGCTCCTACCACTTGCGCAGACACGTGCTCATCCACACAG GTGAGAGGCCTTTCCGGTGCAGTCAGTGCAACATGAGCTTCATACAGAAGTATCTGCTGCAGAGGCACGAGAAGATCCACAGCG gtgagaagccgttCAGCTGTGACCAGTGTAACATGCGGTTCATACAGAAGTACCACATGGAGCGGCACAAGAGGACGCACAGCGGTGAGAAGCCATATCGATGCGACACCTGTCAACAG TTTTTCTCAAGAACAGACCGGTTACTGAAGCACAAAAGGACATGTGGAGAAGCCATAAAGAAAGGCCTGGACCCCAGCATGCTGCAGCTCAGCGAGGCGGAGCTAGGCCAGGGCAGCTACTCGCTCACTCAGGGAAACGCTACCACCTCGGGAAGAAAGCGTGTCAAGTCCAAAAATGGTGAGGGCGGCGAGCGCAAGAGAAAAAAGAACgcctcagcagcaactacgttGGCCCCCTCCTCCTCAGAAGAGGTTGCCCACAATCTAGGCCTGCAGGACTTTAGCATGGAGCACCCCTCAGGAGCTGGCCCAACTGTGCAGGGACGTACCCCTAAATTGGTCTTCAAAAAGGCTGGTCGCAAGGGTCTGGACAAGAGCCTGCTATCACTGGAAGACGTCAGTCAGTCCTCCACCTCCCTCCACGGGCAGAAGCTGATATCCCAGAAGCCTAGCTCTATCGATCATGTGGGAGCTGCGGGCCTGGACAACATTGGTTTGCTCCAGGGCCCCAAGCAGGGTCCTGCTACCAGCAGCAATTATGATGATGCAATGCAGTTTTTGAAAAAGCGGCGCTACCTCCACGCAGCCAACAACGACTATGGGGCAAGCTCGCTGCACATGGCACCCCATGGTAGTAGCGTTATCCAGGGTTCCATGGGGCCTGAGCCCACACTGGCCATGCTGGACTCCTCACCTTTGGAGCTCAAGCATGACAAGGCAGGTATCCCAGATGAGGTGCTTCAAAGCCTGTTGGACCATTATACCCACAAGCCAGAAGGTGCACACCACCACGATGTGACTTTTGACCTGTCAGACCACCCACACCACGTGGACCTGCAGCCAGCTGCTCCTGTTACCCCAGACCTGGAGGATGACTCGCCCAATAGTGGTGATAAGACGGTGGTGATGAGTGAATACTCCAAGTTCCTGTTGCAGGCCTTGGAACGCACCAGCCACAGTGGGCCCTTTGCCAGCCTAGGCCCCACTGGGCCCTTCCCACTGTTGTCCAGCAGTTCAAGCCCGACAGGGCCTCTCTTCTCTGAGAAGCATGTCTACACCGCATCACCGCTAGAGTGTGGCTACCCTCCTGCTGTATCCTCCCCTCTCCCGATTGCTGCCCCGTCATCCACCTCCTCAACCTCCTCCTCTTCAAAGTCCCACTATGGCATGTTGGTGGGCTCTCCCTCTCAGCCTGGCTACCACCTCAGCCTGGAATCCACCAGCCACCAGCAGCTCACTCCATCACAGGAGCTGACCGAGCAGCTAGAGAAGCAACACTCCCCCGGTACCTTTAATTTACCCCCCCAGGACCTGACATCCTCGGGTGAGGGCCCCAAGGTGCAGCAGGCCAAGGCTGGCGGGGGCACTGCACCAACCAATGGTTCTAGCTATCCAGACTTATCGCCCCTGGATGCCCCCAAGGAGGCCACCTACCAGATTGAGAACTTTGCCCAGGCCTTTGGCTCCCAGTTCAAGTCCGGACGCCGTACCCCTCTGAACTATGGCAATGATCCTGGGGCGGAGGTCGACCACCGAATACGGACTCCAGTGTCAGAATTCTCAGGGTATACCAGTTTGTTAGCTGACGTCAGTGAGCCAGTAAGTACAGGATCAAAAACCCCGACAAGCCAAAGTTTCAGATAA